A stretch of Oryza brachyantha chromosome 4, ObraRS2, whole genome shotgun sequence DNA encodes these proteins:
- the LOC121054275 gene encoding uncharacterized protein LOC121054275, whose product MSAEEAGGSSAEPSGSAAPGAMVVGAGGEEAAARKRYDALMQVRAKAVKGKGAWYWAHLEPVLVPPPGSGVPPKAARLRCVLCAATFSASNPSRTASEHLKRGACPNFAAPHGAPPQPQQAIAVSASAASSVVPISSIPPSSQRRHSTGGGGGRKRHALAAAYAAVEAASQLVVVGDPSSYSPTPPTPPALPAPRQVLSGGRGDLGPLARLEDSVKRLKSPVASPGAMLPRQQAEAALALLAEWFLESSGSVSLAAAEHPKLKAFLRQVGLPELSLAELVGARLNARFAEARADAAARIREARFFQLAADGWRDQVVILCVNLPNGTSVFQRAVPTPAPASSDYAGQLMLEAVSSVSASSELHHCAGIVSDRFSSKALRDLEHKHPWMVNLPCQAHGFSRLIKDMARELPLFHSAVANCAKMAAYFNTAPTVRALLHKHQVQEHGHAMLLRVATPSSFDRGDGNGSELTAAFAMLEDILTSARALQLAVHEESYKLVCIDDPAAREVGGMVQNVAFWTEVEAAHSLVKLITDMVREMEAERPLVGQCLPLWEDLRGKVRGWCRKFNLDEGIAMNVLDVRFRRSYHPAWSAAFILDPLYLIKDVSGRYLPPFKYLTPEQEKDVDRLITRLVSPEEAHLALMELMKWRSEGLDPLYAQAVQVRQPDPSTGKMRIANKQSSRLVWETCLSELKSLGKVAVRLIFLHATAKGFKCGPPMSRWLTAPGSSAAGIARAQRLVYVAANSKLERRDFSNDDERDVELLTEGDDDMLTETTTTAIVDPSSV is encoded by the coding sequence AtgtcggcggaggaggcggggggcTCGTCGGCGGAGCCGTCggggtcggcggcgccgggggcaATGGTGGTGGGCgcgggcggggaggaggccgcggcgaggaagcggtACGACGCGCTGATGCAGGTGCGTGCCAAGGCGGTGAAGGGGAAGGGCGCCTGGTACTGGGCGCACCTGGAGCCCGTGCTCGTCCCGCCGCCGGGCTCCGGCGTGCCGCCCAAGGCCGCCAGGCTGCGGTGCGTGCTGTGCGCGGCGACGTTCTCCGCGTCCAACCCGTCGCGCACGGCGTCCGAGCACCTCAAGCGCGGCGCGTGCCCCAacttcgccgcgccgcacggggcgccgccgcagccgcagcaggCAATTGCCGTGTCCGCGTCCGCGGCGTCGTCCGTCGTGCCCATCTCGTCCatcccgccgtcgtcgcagcgccgccactcgaccggcggcggcggtgggcggaaGAGGCACGCGCTGGCCGCGGCGTACGCGGCCGTGGAGGCGGCCTCCCAGCTCGTCGTCGTGGGTGACCCTTCCTCGTACTCCCCGACGCcacccacgccgccggcgctacCCGCACCGCGGCAGGTGCTCTCGGGGGGACGAGGTGACCTGGGCCCTCTCGCCCGGCTGGAGGACAGCGTGAAGCGGCTCAAGTCGCCCGTGGCGTCGCCTGGGGCTATGCTGCCGCGGCAGCAGGCCGAAGCGGCGCTCGCGCTGCTCGCCGAGTGGTTTCTCGAGTCGTCCGGCAGCGTGTctctcgccgcggcggagcaTCCCAAGCTCAAAGCCTTCCTCCGCCAGGTTGGGCTGCCGGAGCTGTCGCTCGCCGAGCTCGTCGGTGCACGCCTCAACGCGCGCTTCGCCGAGGcacgcgccgacgccgcggcgcgcaTCCGTGAGGCGCGGTTCTTCCAGCTCGCGGCCGACGGGTGGCGCGACCAGGTCGTCATCCTCTGCGTCAACCTCCCGAACGGCACGTCCGTGTTCCAGCGCGCCGTgcccacgccggcgccggcgtcgtccgACTACGCTGGGCAGCTTATGCTAGAAGCTGTCTCGTCCGTCTCCGCCTCCAGCGAGCTCCACCATTGCGCCGGCATTGTCTCCGACCGCTTTAGCTCCAAGGCTCTGCGCGATCTCGAGCACAAGCACCCGTGGATGGTGAACCTTCCTTGCCAAGCCCATGGCTTCTCCCGTCTAATCAAGGACATGGCCCGCGAGCTCCCGCTCTTCCactcggcggtggcgaacTGCGCCAAGATGGCCGCCTACTTCAACACTGCACCCACGGTGCGGGCGCTGCTGCACAAGCACCAAGTCCAGGAGCACGGGCACGCCATGctcctccgcgtcgccacACCCTCCTCGTTCGACCGCGGGGACGGCAATGGCAGCGAGCTCACCGCCGCATTCGCGATGCTCGAGGACATCCTGACTTCAGCGCGGGCGCTCCAGCTCGCGGTGCACGAGGAGTCGTACAAGCTCGTGTGCATCGACGACCCCGCCGCGAGGGAGGTCGGTGGCATGGTGCAGAACGTGGCGTTCTGGaccgaggtggaggcggcgcacTCGCTCGTGAAACTGATCACCGACATGGTGAGAGAGATGGAAGCCGAGCGGCCGCTCGTCGGGCAATGCCTTCCTCTGTGGGAGGACCTGCGTGGCAAGGTCAGGGGCTGGTGCCGCAAGTTCAACCTGGACGAGGGCATCGCCATGAACGTGCTCGACGTGAGGTTCAGGAGGAGCTACCACCCGGCGTGGTCGGCAGCGTTCATCCTGGACCCGCTCTACCTGATCAAGGACGTCAGCGGGAGGTACCTGCCGCCGTTCAAGTACCTAACGCCGGAGCAGGAGAAGGACGTGGACAGGCTGATCACGCGGCTGGTGTCGCCGGAGGAGGCTCACCTCGCGCTGATGGAGCTCATGAAATGGCGGTCGGAGGGGCTCGACCCGCTGTACGCGCAGGCGGTGCAGGTCCGGCAGCCCGATCCGTCGACGGGGAAGATGAGGATCGCCAACAAGCAGAGCAGCCGGCTGGTGTGGGAGACGTGCCTCAGCGAGCTCAAGTCGCTGGGCAAGGTGGCCGTGCGGCTCATCTTCCTCCACGCCACCGCCAAGGGGTTCAAGTGCGGGCCGCCGATGTCCCGCTGGCTCACCGCCCCCggcagctccgccgccggcattGCCCGCGCGCAGCGCCTCGTCTACGTCGCCGCCAACTCGAAGCTGGAGAGGAGGGACTTCTCCAACGACGACGAGAGGGACGTGGAGCTGCTCACGGAAGGAGACGATGACATGCTAACTGAGACTACGACCACTGCCATTGTGGATCCCTCTTCGGTGTAG